The Microbacterium horticulturae genome has a window encoding:
- a CDS encoding glycoside hydrolase family 3 protein, translated as MTTPETTTARPWLDPELPVDERVELLLGEMTLEEKAGLFFHTMIGVAEMDAADPVFGMPSAVDLVEHRQMTHFNLFGTTTTAHEIAHWHNELQRLAASTRLGIPVTLSTDPRHSFTDNPGAAMLAGPFSQWPEPLGLAAIGDAATVERFADIARQEYLAVGLRAALHPQVDLATEPRWSRQSSTFGEDVELTSRLGAAYVRGFQGASFGAASVSTMTKHFPGGGPQKDGEDPHFAHGREQVYPGGEFERHLQPFEALIAAGTRQMMPYYGMPVGTEYEEVGFGFNRSVVTGLLRERLGFDGVVCTDWGLISDAEIFGQPFPARAWGVEHLSPRERMKKVLDAGADQFGGEACPELLIALVRDGEIDEARLDVSARRLLREKFELGLFENPFVDEDAADAIVGKPEFRAAGEAAQRASITLLTNRDAVLPLQRGLRVYVEGMDAAAAAAYGEVVSCAEDADVAVLRLQAPYEERATTFENFFHSGSLEFSEDVIAHVRDIASRVPTVIDVFADRPAILTPIAEVAAAVTVNWGASAAALLDVLAGVVPPGGRLPFDLPRSMAAVEASRPDVPFDTVDPLFRFGHGLTY; from the coding sequence ATGACCACGCCCGAGACCACCACCGCACGCCCCTGGCTCGACCCGGAGCTGCCGGTCGATGAGCGCGTCGAGCTGCTGCTGGGCGAGATGACGCTCGAAGAGAAGGCGGGCCTGTTCTTCCACACCATGATCGGCGTCGCCGAGATGGATGCCGCAGACCCCGTGTTCGGCATGCCCTCGGCCGTCGACCTGGTCGAGCACCGGCAGATGACGCACTTCAACCTGTTCGGCACGACCACGACAGCCCATGAGATCGCGCATTGGCACAACGAACTGCAGCGGCTCGCGGCATCCACTCGTCTCGGCATCCCCGTCACGCTGTCGACCGATCCTCGGCACTCGTTCACCGACAACCCGGGCGCCGCGATGCTCGCCGGGCCCTTCTCGCAGTGGCCTGAGCCGCTGGGGCTGGCCGCTATCGGCGACGCGGCGACGGTCGAGCGCTTCGCCGACATCGCCCGGCAGGAGTACCTCGCGGTCGGCCTGCGCGCCGCCCTGCACCCGCAGGTGGACCTGGCGACCGAGCCGCGCTGGTCGCGGCAGTCGTCGACGTTCGGCGAAGACGTCGAGCTGACCTCGCGCCTGGGTGCCGCGTACGTGCGGGGATTCCAGGGGGCGTCATTCGGCGCGGCGTCCGTCTCGACGATGACGAAGCACTTCCCGGGCGGCGGCCCGCAGAAGGACGGCGAGGACCCGCACTTCGCCCACGGCCGCGAGCAGGTGTATCCGGGCGGCGAGTTCGAGCGGCACCTGCAGCCGTTCGAGGCGCTCATCGCCGCCGGCACCCGCCAGATGATGCCGTACTACGGCATGCCGGTGGGCACCGAGTACGAAGAGGTCGGGTTCGGCTTCAACCGCTCGGTCGTCACCGGGCTGCTGCGCGAGCGCCTCGGCTTCGACGGCGTCGTGTGCACCGACTGGGGCCTCATCAGCGACGCCGAGATCTTCGGCCAGCCGTTCCCCGCGCGCGCGTGGGGTGTCGAGCATCTCTCGCCGCGTGAGCGGATGAAGAAGGTGCTGGATGCCGGAGCCGACCAGTTCGGCGGCGAAGCCTGCCCCGAGCTGCTCATCGCCCTGGTCCGCGACGGCGAGATCGACGAGGCACGACTCGACGTGTCGGCACGGCGGCTGCTGCGCGAGAAGTTCGAGCTCGGCCTTTTCGAGAACCCGTTCGTGGACGAAGACGCCGCCGACGCCATCGTCGGCAAGCCCGAGTTCCGCGCGGCAGGCGAGGCCGCGCAGCGCGCGTCGATCACGCTGCTGACCAACCGTGATGCCGTGCTGCCGCTGCAGCGAGGGCTGCGCGTGTACGTGGAGGGGATGGATGCCGCGGCCGCCGCCGCATACGGCGAGGTCGTCTCGTGCGCCGAAGATGCGGACGTCGCGGTGCTGCGCCTGCAGGCGCCGTACGAGGAGCGCGCGACGACGTTCGAGAACTTCTTCCACTCGGGCTCATTGGAGTTCTCGGAGGACGTCATCGCGCACGTGCGCGACATCGCCTCGCGCGTGCCGACCGTGATCGACGTGTTCGCCGACCGGCCCGCAATCCTCACGCCGATCGCTGAGGTCGCCGCCGCCGTCACGGTCAACTGGGGCGCGAGTGCTGCCGCGCTGCTGGACGTGCTGGCCGGCGTCGTGCCACCGGGCGGCCGGCTGCCGTTCGACCTGCCGCGCTCGATGGCGGCGGTCGAGGCATCCCGCCCCGATGTGCCGTTCGACACCGTCGATCCGTTGTTCCGCTTCGGGCACGGGCTGACGTACTGA
- a CDS encoding histidine phosphatase family protein, giving the protein MNTASVRRTVLVGAAAVGLIAGLAACAGPAAESVPSADSAPVTIYLTRHGETMLNVLSRAQGWADSPLTKEGQDIAVDLGEGLAEGGVTFDAAYSADMVRQYTTATLALKGADQHLTPVRDERLREIDFGGFEGASNDEMWTAAAKRLGYPNEGAMFGDMGKIGMDAALDAIAASNPEPSLPAETSDEVRTRAMAALDEIGAEAQKKGEKNVLVVSSGITIYVALEGMGADLSKVATGIDNAAVSKLVYDDGDWTVKSVNDLSYVEAGQKD; this is encoded by the coding sequence GTGAACACAGCATCCGTTCGTCGTACCGTCCTCGTGGGCGCTGCAGCCGTCGGCCTGATCGCCGGTCTGGCGGCCTGCGCGGGGCCCGCCGCCGAATCCGTGCCGAGCGCCGACAGCGCGCCGGTCACTATCTACCTCACCCGACACGGTGAGACCATGCTCAACGTGCTCAGCCGCGCGCAGGGATGGGCGGATTCGCCCCTGACGAAGGAGGGACAAGACATCGCCGTCGACCTCGGAGAGGGGTTGGCAGAGGGCGGCGTCACCTTCGACGCGGCGTACTCGGCCGACATGGTGCGTCAGTACACGACCGCGACGCTCGCGCTGAAGGGTGCCGACCAGCATCTGACCCCGGTACGGGACGAGCGTCTTCGCGAGATCGACTTCGGTGGGTTCGAGGGCGCGTCGAACGACGAGATGTGGACCGCCGCCGCCAAGCGGCTCGGATACCCGAACGAGGGGGCGATGTTCGGCGATATGGGCAAGATCGGCATGGATGCCGCGCTCGACGCCATCGCAGCGTCGAACCCCGAGCCGTCGCTGCCTGCCGAGACCAGTGACGAGGTCCGCACGCGGGCGATGGCAGCGCTCGACGAGATCGGGGCCGAGGCGCAGAAGAAGGGCGAGAAGAACGTGCTCGTCGTCTCCAGCGGCATAACGATCTACGTCGCGCTCGAGGGAATGGGCGCCGACCTCAGTAAGGTCGCCACGGGCATCGACAACGCGGCTGTCAGCAAGCTCGTCTATGACGACGGCGACTGGACCGTCAAGAGCGTCAATGACCTCAGTTACGTCGAGGCGGGGCAGAAGGACTGA
- a CDS encoding ThuA domain-containing protein yields the protein MTDALIVRGGWDGHHPVETTDLFVPYLRAQGYTVAISDSSEVYADRARLGSVDLIVQSVSMSSISHEACQGLCDAVAAGTGLVGWHGGIVDSYRDELPYLQLIGGQFVTHPGKDPSLRRGDETDNYLPHTVEFTDAGRTHPVTAGLDDFTLETEQYWVLHDSLIDVLATTMHPPRPWHPWHRPVVSPAVWTRTWGAGRIVVATPGHSVDVLKHPTVRTIIERGMLWATRAS from the coding sequence ATGACAGACGCGCTGATCGTCCGCGGCGGGTGGGACGGCCATCACCCGGTCGAGACCACCGACCTCTTCGTCCCCTACCTCCGCGCCCAGGGCTACACCGTGGCGATCAGCGACTCCAGCGAGGTCTATGCCGACCGTGCCCGGTTGGGCAGTGTCGACCTCATCGTGCAGAGCGTCTCGATGTCGTCGATCAGTCACGAGGCCTGTCAGGGACTGTGCGACGCCGTCGCGGCGGGCACCGGTCTCGTCGGCTGGCACGGCGGGATCGTCGACTCGTACCGCGACGAGCTCCCCTACCTGCAGCTGATCGGCGGACAGTTCGTGACGCACCCGGGCAAAGATCCGTCGCTGCGCCGCGGTGACGAGACCGACAATTATCTGCCGCACACCGTCGAGTTCACCGACGCGGGCAGGACGCACCCCGTCACTGCGGGGCTCGACGACTTCACCCTGGAGACCGAGCAGTATTGGGTGCTGCACGACTCGCTGATCGACGTGCTGGCCACCACGATGCATCCGCCGCGTCCATGGCATCCCTGGCACCGCCCCGTCGTCTCCCCGGCTGTGTGGACACGCACCTGGGGAGCCGGACGCATCGTCGTCGCCACGCCGGGCCACTCGGTCGACGTGCTCAAGCACCCCACCGTCCGCACGATCATCGAGAGAGGGATGTTGTGGGCGACCCGGGCGTCATGA